One region of Sulfolobales archaeon genomic DNA includes:
- a CDS encoding ABC transporter permease, producing MAIERAGWRALGVKFYVGLSIVIFYAALGTYSMLAGYIGSFESMWEADYLAKPMWVAYIFEPGLPPTIVKRLEGWHVEGANGYIAINSYDQYSLSITLEKPGSYVIISGGFEYPYKPARSMVVEYSIWISSQYSVRYRVNLSIVSENLLGKLVTVEYGGVRDSIAAGRYTILLAEETIAGGGSKIYNSSIRLPYPFLNRIQEPPIPVMVNPVKDLLLDQGTRIRGVINVTYTCIDPNRCGGITLEVRGITIKILGLAHGLMGTDQKGSDVWRQFIEGARVANFFGLSAAAATVLIAISIGSISGFRVGRLSDQMLTFVTDTVFFLPALPLIMIATVALGRSMSVLYGLIVLVSWPGLARLARSWAMAIRGEPYIEAAIAVGASRLWILRRYVIPRLAPLAIYGLVSLVPGVISTEVLIQFIGFGDPNIPSWGRMLNEAYNEGALINGAWWWLFAPIAGITSYMAGFVLMGMALEERINPKLTLQQQQFK from the coding sequence TTGGCTATAGAGAGGGCTGGTTGGAGAGCACTAGGGGTGAAATTCTATGTAGGGCTCTCGATAGTAATATTCTACGCAGCCCTAGGTACCTACTCAATGCTAGCTGGGTATATAGGTTCGTTTGAGAGTATGTGGGAGGCGGATTATCTGGCTAAGCCTATGTGGGTTGCATATATATTCGAGCCAGGGCTACCTCCTACAATTGTTAAGAGGCTGGAGGGATGGCATGTAGAGGGAGCTAATGGATATATAGCTATAAATAGCTATGATCAATACTCGCTTAGTATTACACTTGAAAAGCCCGGATCATATGTCATAATATCTGGGGGCTTTGAATATCCATATAAACCCGCTAGATCCATGGTAGTTGAATATAGCATATGGATTTCCTCACAATATAGCGTGAGATATAGGGTTAACCTATCCATAGTAAGCGAGAATCTCTTGGGTAAGCTTGTCACAGTGGAATATGGGGGTGTGAGGGATAGCATCGCCGCTGGAAGATACACCATTCTCCTCGCAGAGGAAACCATAGCTGGCGGGGGATCCAAGATATATAATTCATCGATAAGGCTTCCATACCCCTTCCTAAATAGGATCCAGGAACCCCCGATCCCCGTGATGGTTAACCCTGTAAAAGATCTGCTATTGGATCAGGGGACAAGGATAAGGGGCGTCATAAATGTTACATACACATGTATAGATCCAAATAGGTGTGGCGGTATAACCCTCGAGGTTCGAGGCATAACAATAAAGATCCTCGGTCTTGCCCACGGCCTCATGGGGACAGATCAAAAGGGGTCTGATGTATGGAGGCAGTTCATAGAGGGTGCGAGGGTTGCTAACTTCTTCGGCTTGTCTGCTGCAGCTGCAACAGTTCTAATAGCAATATCTATAGGATCTATATCTGGCTTTAGGGTTGGGAGGCTCTCGGATCAGATGCTCACCTTCGTAACAGATACAGTGTTCTTCCTACCAGCCCTACCCCTGATAATGATAGCCACAGTAGCCCTTGGGAGATCTATGTCTGTGCTATATGGGCTAATAGTGCTTGTCTCATGGCCTGGCTTGGCTAGGCTAGCTAGGTCTTGGGCAATGGCTATAAGGGGGGAGCCCTATATAGAGGCCGCTATAGCTGTTGGCGCCAGTAGACTCTGGATCCTTAGGAGATATGTTATACCAAGGCTAGCCCCCCTAGCAATATATGGCCTAGTATCCCTCGTCCCAGGGGTTATATCGACGGAGGTTCTAATCCAGTTCATAGGCTTTGGAGATCCAAACATACCATCGTGGGGTAGGATGCTTAACGAGGCATATAACGAGGGTGCATTGATAAATGGGGCCTGGTGGTGGCTCTTCGCACCGATAGCCGGTATAACGAGCTATATGGCTGGATTCGTTCTAATGGGTATGGCGCTGGAGGAGAGGATAAACCCAAAGCTCACACTCCAGCAACAGCAATTCAAGTGA
- a CDS encoding ABC transporter permease, whose amino-acid sequence MSLSRYIVVRGLMTFVTFISALAVFFLLTRVLPAVALGANPFLPTQYLDPLFRAVVRSSDDPGYTSWVSMLSATYGLSRPLLPDQLVIFIKNSLTFDFGYSLTSMRSVSSEILMRLPYTLALYIFAVVIPIFVGYYLAIAAARARGRVLDFLVTISSLASFSVPVWVFVLIIYYFLAYMPKVSWGIYLLPLPVRAPTTNITGVHDIRYWIWYLTPLYIASILSFYGVWAYFFRSIIASELGEEYTVTARAKGFSEWDVLRSEVMPNIRPPIMTKIAYSVPTIFGGSIALEIVSSWPGIAYYAYQAIQNNDIPVMNAFFVISTMLVSLSLYISDILIAILDPRVRQGIAGYTR is encoded by the coding sequence ATGTCGCTTAGTAGATATATAGTTGTTAGAGGCCTTATGACGTTTGTAACATTCATATCTGCTTTAGCTGTTTTCTTTCTCCTAACTAGGGTGTTGCCGGCTGTTGCTTTAGGGGCTAACCCTTTTCTACCCACTCAATATCTAGATCCTCTTTTCAGGGCTGTTGTTAGATCCTCTGATGATCCTGGGTATACGAGCTGGGTTTCAATGCTTTCAGCAACCTATGGGCTTTCAAGGCCTCTCCTCCCAGATCAGCTGGTTATATTTATAAAGAACTCCCTCACCTTTGATTTTGGATATTCGCTAACATCTATGAGAAGCGTTTCATCAGAGATTTTGATGAGGCTTCCATATACCCTGGCTCTATATATATTCGCAGTTGTTATCCCCATCTTCGTAGGATATTACCTCGCGATCGCTGCTGCGAGGGCTAGGGGGAGGGTCTTGGATTTCCTGGTTACGATCTCGAGCCTAGCAAGCTTCTCAGTACCTGTATGGGTTTTTGTATTGATCATCTATTATTTCCTCGCATATATGCCTAAGGTGTCCTGGGGGATATATCTTCTCCCACTACCTGTTAGGGCTCCAACAACGAATATCACTGGGGTTCATGATATTAGATATTGGATCTGGTATCTCACCCCTCTATATATAGCATCTATATTATCATTCTATGGTGTTTGGGCCTACTTCTTCAGATCCATAATCGCCTCTGAGCTAGGTGAGGAGTATACTGTAACAGCTAGGGCTAAGGGTTTTTCTGAATGGGATGTGCTTAGATCAGAGGTTATGCCAAATATAAGGCCACCTATAATGACTAAGATAGCGTATTCTGTACCCACGATATTTGGTGGTTCGATCGCTTTGGAGATAGTCTCATCATGGCCGGGGATCGCCTACTATGCTTACCAGGCTATTCAGAATAATGATATACCAGTTATGAATGCGTTCTTCGTGATCTCCACTATGTTGGTATCGCTATCCCTATATATATCCGATATATTGATAGCGATACTAGATCCAAGGGTTAGGCAGGGTATTGCAGGATATACAAGGTGA
- the sfsA gene encoding DNA/RNA nuclease SfsA codes for MLRIIDLSDTIECVFIRRENRFVGRAVCGSLEAMVHINNTGRLIDILYRGSRILCTRIKGRKTSLRVVGSHVDGDMWTLIDTKLQERAFIASIENNLIEWLKGYRVHKRDIEIGGTKIDFLLRRGDREALVELKSAVYFHPSDMSARYPDTISLRGRKHIEILSRLEGRDRYLVFIAGHPLARIFGPSSVDPLLPDLLKKASMRGVYIKAIKFYISNNSIVLSDPDLPVTLDPPT; via the coding sequence ATGCTACGGATTATAGATCTCAGTGATACTATTGAGTGTGTCTTTATAAGGCGTGAGAATAGGTTTGTTGGTAGGGCTGTATGTGGATCTCTAGAAGCTATGGTGCATATTAACAATACTGGTAGGCTGATCGATATATTATATAGAGGTTCTAGGATTCTCTGTACCAGGATTAAAGGTAGAAAGACTAGCTTGAGGGTGGTAGGTTCACATGTGGATGGGGATATGTGGACACTCATAGATACTAAATTGCAGGAGAGGGCATTCATAGCATCTATCGAGAATAACCTCATAGAATGGCTCAAGGGATATAGGGTTCATAAGAGGGATATAGAGATTGGAGGAACGAAAATCGATTTCCTTCTCAGAAGAGGCGATAGAGAAGCGCTTGTAGAGCTTAAGAGCGCCGTGTATTTCCACCCAAGCGATATGAGCGCTAGATACCCAGATACTATAAGCCTCAGGGGTAGAAAACATATAGAGATCCTCTCTAGGCTAGAGGGTAGAGATAGATATCTGGTTTTCATAGCGGGCCACCCACTAGCAAGGATCTTCGGCCCTAGTAGCGTAGACCCCCTACTACCAGATCTACTTAAAAAAGCATCTATGAGAGGTGTATATATAAAAGCGATTAAGTTCTACATAAGCAATAATTCCATAGTCCTCTCAGACCCCGACCTACCGGTCACACTAGATCCACCAACATAG
- a CDS encoding chlorite dismutase family protein, whose translation MYMFIEALKFHRSFWLSGSRDDIAEALSSDLRDISREALLMNLYLPLRAGMDLLAWISSETPRPIARFRSTLRSRYGGYIDEVLSFLAVYRPSQYFPSHQDLREYVARASKDPYEYIVAYPMRKSPEWYLLPFEERKKIMVEHASQARSLSMGKKIRSYTAYSYGLDDNEFLVIYELEDLEAWNIVVEKLREAQHRRWVVREEPILTGRYISTESLSIILSSKTEHLEKIA comes from the coding sequence ATGTATATGTTTATAGAGGCTCTGAAATTCCATAGAAGCTTCTGGCTATCAGGCTCTAGAGATGATATCGCTGAGGCTCTCTCCTCAGATCTCAGGGATATATCTAGGGAGGCTCTTCTGATGAATCTATATCTACCGCTGAGGGCTGGCATGGATCTTTTGGCATGGATTTCCTCAGAAACACCTAGGCCTATAGCTAGATTTAGAAGCACATTGAGGAGTAGATATGGTGGCTATATCGATGAGGTGCTAAGCTTTCTCGCAGTCTACAGGCCATCCCAGTATTTCCCCTCACACCAGGATTTGAGGGAGTATGTGGCGAGGGCTTCTAAGGATCCCTATGAATATATCGTTGCATATCCCATGAGAAAATCCCCTGAGTGGTATCTACTACCCTTTGAGGAGAGGAAGAAGATCATGGTTGAACACGCTTCACAAGCAAGATCTCTATCGATGGGCAAAAAGATCAGATCCTATACAGCATATAGCTATGGCTTAGATGATAACGAGTTCTTAGTGATCTACGAGCTAGAGGATCTAGAAGCCTGGAACATAGTAGTAGAGAAGCTAAGAGAGGCACAGCATAGAAGATGGGTGGTGAGAGAGGAGCCAATACTAACTGGCAGATATATATCGACTGAATCTCTTAGCATAATACTGAGTTCTAAAACAGAGCATCTAGAGAAGATCGCATAA